The proteins below are encoded in one region of Rhodopirellula halodulae:
- a CDS encoding AAA family ATPase yields MNALLTDTHNFESAALGGLLTDDTFWPAEPRSLNELGLSVSFIEALTLKSIHQIGTISGRNVATMMGLPFRLVEPIVDALRTRKFVAHVRPAAFNDYYYSLTELGQKRAQTHLQQCAYIGPAPVPLSDYTLSVEAQAAGVDPIERDDLQASLSNISYQDELLDQIGPAINSNTGMFLFGPPGNGKTTIARSLTHCLGQEIWIPHAILDDGNLIKVKDDAYHQEAPIPEGDGQLLKAQEWDRRWIRIQRPSVVVGGELVMENLEVRHDHRSNICEAPLQMKSNCGCLLIDDFGRQRIAPEELLNRWIVPLENRCDYLTLPTGKKIQIPFEQLILFSTNLNPDDLVDEAFLRRVPYKIFVNDPSPDEFRSLMKTVAAQMGFPETPEAANHLLAYYQKNNRPPRRCHPRDLLTQVANFCRYRRLPLTLRPEYLDQACRSYFSAL; encoded by the coding sequence ATGAATGCCCTGCTCACCGACACGCACAATTTCGAATCCGCCGCTCTGGGTGGATTGCTGACAGACGATACGTTCTGGCCAGCCGAGCCTCGCTCTTTGAATGAGCTGGGTCTGTCGGTCAGTTTCATCGAGGCGTTGACGCTGAAATCGATTCATCAGATTGGAACGATCAGTGGCCGCAACGTGGCAACCATGATGGGACTGCCATTCCGGTTGGTGGAACCGATCGTGGACGCACTTCGCACGCGAAAATTTGTGGCTCACGTCCGTCCCGCCGCGTTCAACGATTACTACTATTCGTTGACGGAGCTCGGACAAAAACGTGCGCAAACGCACCTGCAGCAATGCGCCTACATCGGTCCCGCACCGGTGCCGCTATCTGACTACACGTTGAGCGTTGAAGCTCAAGCCGCCGGTGTCGATCCAATCGAACGCGACGATCTGCAGGCGTCTCTTTCCAACATTTCCTATCAAGACGAGTTGCTGGACCAAATTGGGCCGGCCATCAACAGCAACACAGGTATGTTTCTGTTTGGGCCTCCCGGAAACGGTAAAACCACCATCGCTCGCAGTCTCACACATTGCTTGGGCCAAGAGATCTGGATCCCGCATGCGATTCTGGATGATGGAAACCTGATCAAAGTCAAAGACGACGCCTATCACCAAGAGGCTCCCATCCCGGAAGGAGATGGCCAACTTCTGAAGGCTCAAGAATGGGATCGCCGCTGGATTCGTATTCAACGCCCCAGCGTCGTTGTGGGTGGCGAGTTGGTGATGGAGAACCTCGAAGTTCGCCACGACCATCGCTCCAACATTTGCGAAGCACCGCTGCAGATGAAAAGCAATTGCGGATGTTTGCTGATCGACGACTTTGGGCGGCAACGAATCGCCCCCGAAGAACTTCTGAATCGTTGGATCGTTCCGCTTGAGAACCGTTGCGACTACCTGACGTTGCCGACCGGCAAGAAGATCCAAATTCCATTTGAACAGTTGATCCTGTTCTCCACCAACTTGAATCCCGATGACTTGGTGGACGAAGCGTTTCTGCGACGCGTGCCTTACAAAATTTTCGTCAACGATCCATCGCCAGACGAGTTTCGCTCGCTGATGAAGACGGTTGCCGCACAAATGGGTTTTCCGGAAACCCCCGAAGCCGCCAACCACCTGTTGGCTTACTACCAAAAGAACAATCGTCCGCCACGTCGATGCCATCCGCGTGACTTGCTGACTCAAGTCGCCAACTTTTGCCGCTATCGACGATTGCCGCTGACGTTGCGTCCAGAATATCTCGATCAAGCGTGCCGAAGTTATTTCAGCGCGTTGTAG
- a CDS encoding protein kinase domain-containing protein: MTVQSTPNIAPGYEPIAGYTLEKKIGEGGFGEVWLANAPGGLKKAVKFVFGATDAKRGSRELKSLERIKGVHHPFLLTLERFGIVDDRLVIVTELADGSLEDILKRHQDRGSCGIPRAALLSYLHDAADALDYLHSNYQLQHLDVKPGNLLLVGGHVKVGDFGLLKDLRENDHSVVGGLTPIYAPPELFDGRPSINSDQYSLAVMYQELLTGTRPFTGRTIAQLATQHIHAAPVLDPLPAADRVAVARALEKNPDRRFESCKDFVEALRTPRGRDETVVKSSANPNVKQRKEAVEDLPSLNSGQQAFSGRVTGHAMVIAVGGLGAECLHELRRRVATLHSACPLDLHSVLIDTDMNTIHAARLTEASDRIPPATTLHTPLKSPQQYREGRTDHFRSISRRWIYNVPRSGSTEGMRPLGRLAMMDHAQTIDSKLRECIDHLAAVCGDRVPSIYLVGSLSGGTASGMMLDLAPRLRTLLDEASLESASILPLFSMVSVQGNPHQPLTLHDSYAAIAEISHYMHPENSYPGDPGLNWPGVPASRNPLRNAYVIAGGETSAAGCTTIVDYLWADATGAGELLAEARKSDIDERSLHSKPSLRSVGVARLKCVRALEENLLAPAAARHLLLNWLGNPTEARQIASVTCERFRKRCGLELGVYIDEVKSAIGTDANAVSAGLSRIVSQVPADQLLQPERLNRLLRERLSECDVLDRLDRKAATQMVMLRREISVRLHDGRVDVTTSLQAVEELKRWCSDSILELEELDFGVKQQQISLLESLVSSEDLVTEIESAEQLAAFELNRIAIELAGDQLRTFQQRIGSLHEVLTRIAVGIAKAIRCVPGDDQDSENPWTEMPQEIQMRFNPLLDQLHAQTAPKWLLGLLRDPNSEWDESSMPVELVAKCLPMVESIIDNQRAMELETSDSTTSTGKSQTTDPNGSPATSSLTRLTGESSKASISETQMFEQTSHVKREAPEQTSIESALQVAAPSLLQCGGRQRLLLLVGSQTEQERLESKVRAAHSGTLTTVVIPGITPILIHEAQQIPVDNLLEQLNLVSGGNTQISKRLHARSDLDWRV; encoded by the coding sequence ATGACCGTTCAATCCACTCCAAACATCGCTCCCGGCTATGAGCCCATTGCTGGCTACACGCTGGAAAAGAAGATCGGCGAAGGCGGCTTCGGCGAAGTGTGGTTGGCCAATGCGCCTGGTGGATTGAAGAAGGCGGTCAAATTTGTCTTTGGAGCAACCGATGCCAAGCGAGGCTCTCGCGAATTAAAATCGCTGGAGCGCATCAAAGGCGTCCACCATCCGTTCCTGTTGACGCTGGAACGATTCGGCATTGTCGACGACCGGTTGGTGATCGTGACCGAACTTGCCGATGGTTCCCTCGAAGACATTCTGAAGCGTCACCAAGACCGAGGTTCGTGCGGCATTCCGCGTGCGGCTTTGTTGTCTTACTTGCACGATGCCGCAGATGCGCTGGACTACCTGCACAGCAACTATCAACTTCAGCATTTGGACGTGAAGCCTGGCAACCTTTTGCTTGTTGGCGGTCACGTCAAAGTTGGTGATTTTGGTCTCCTCAAAGACCTTCGCGAAAACGACCATTCCGTGGTGGGCGGGCTGACACCCATTTATGCACCACCGGAACTCTTTGACGGTCGGCCCAGTATCAACAGCGATCAATACTCGCTGGCGGTGATGTACCAAGAACTCTTGACCGGAACACGTCCGTTCACCGGACGCACGATCGCTCAATTAGCCACGCAGCATATCCACGCCGCGCCGGTGCTGGATCCGTTGCCCGCAGCCGATCGAGTCGCGGTGGCGAGGGCGCTAGAAAAGAATCCGGATCGTCGCTTTGAAAGCTGCAAGGACTTTGTCGAGGCATTGCGAACGCCTCGCGGTCGCGATGAGACGGTGGTGAAGTCGTCCGCCAACCCGAATGTCAAGCAACGCAAAGAAGCGGTCGAAGACCTACCCAGTCTCAACTCGGGCCAGCAAGCCTTCTCCGGTCGAGTGACCGGTCACGCGATGGTGATCGCCGTCGGCGGCCTGGGAGCGGAATGTTTGCACGAACTGCGACGCCGTGTCGCCACACTCCACAGCGCATGTCCCTTGGATTTGCATTCTGTTTTGATCGACACCGACATGAACACCATCCATGCGGCACGATTGACGGAAGCATCCGATCGCATTCCACCGGCCACCACGCTACACACACCGCTGAAGTCACCGCAGCAATACCGAGAAGGTCGCACCGATCACTTCCGGTCCATTTCGCGACGTTGGATCTACAACGTTCCGCGAAGTGGTTCCACCGAAGGCATGCGTCCGCTGGGTCGATTGGCGATGATGGACCACGCGCAGACCATCGATTCCAAACTGCGTGAATGCATCGACCACTTGGCCGCTGTCTGTGGTGATCGCGTGCCGTCGATCTATTTGGTCGGCTCGCTGTCGGGCGGCACGGCCAGCGGCATGATGCTGGACTTGGCACCAAGACTGCGCACGCTGCTCGATGAAGCCAGTTTGGAAAGCGCATCGATCCTTCCGCTGTTCTCAATGGTCTCCGTTCAAGGCAACCCACACCAACCGCTAACCCTGCATGATTCGTATGCTGCGATCGCCGAGATCAGCCACTACATGCATCCGGAAAACAGCTACCCGGGCGATCCCGGGTTGAACTGGCCGGGAGTCCCCGCCTCTCGCAACCCGCTTCGCAACGCCTACGTCATCGCTGGTGGTGAAACCAGCGCCGCCGGATGCACCACCATCGTGGATTATCTCTGGGCCGATGCCACCGGGGCCGGTGAGTTATTGGCGGAAGCTCGCAAGAGTGACATCGACGAACGTTCGCTGCATAGCAAACCCTCGCTGCGCTCGGTGGGTGTGGCGAGACTGAAGTGCGTTCGCGCATTGGAAGAAAACCTGTTGGCTCCCGCCGCGGCACGTCACCTTCTGCTCAATTGGCTTGGCAACCCCACCGAGGCTCGTCAGATCGCCTCGGTCACCTGCGAACGTTTTCGAAAGCGTTGCGGGCTGGAACTCGGCGTCTATATCGACGAAGTCAAATCGGCTATTGGAACGGACGCCAACGCGGTCTCCGCTGGCTTGTCGCGAATTGTTTCGCAGGTGCCGGCTGATCAACTCCTGCAACCCGAGCGACTGAACCGGTTGCTGCGTGAACGTCTCAGCGAATGCGATGTGCTGGATCGATTGGATCGAAAGGCTGCCACGCAGATGGTCATGCTCCGACGCGAAATCTCAGTCCGACTGCACGACGGACGCGTCGATGTGACCACCAGTCTGCAAGCCGTGGAAGAACTGAAACGCTGGTGTTCCGATTCGATCTTGGAATTGGAAGAGCTTGATTTTGGAGTGAAACAGCAACAAATTTCTTTGTTGGAATCACTGGTTTCCTCGGAAGATCTTGTGACGGAAATCGAATCCGCGGAGCAACTCGCAGCGTTCGAGCTCAATCGCATTGCAATCGAATTGGCCGGTGATCAACTGCGAACCTTCCAACAGAGAATCGGAAGCCTGCACGAAGTGCTCACGCGAATCGCCGTGGGAATCGCCAAAGCGATTCGATGCGTCCCCGGCGACGACCAGGATTCAGAGAATCCATGGACGGAGATGCCGCAAGAAATTCAAATGCGTTTCAATCCCTTGCTGGATCAACTGCACGCGCAAACGGCGCCCAAGTGGTTGTTGGGATTGCTGCGTGACCCCAACTCGGAATGGGACGAATCTTCGATGCCGGTGGAGTTGGTTGCGAAGTGTTTGCCGATGGTCGAGAGCATCATCGACAACCAACGAGCCATGGAGCTCGAAACATCCGACTCGACGACTTCCACGGGCAAGAGCCAAACCACCGACCCAAACGGATCGCCCGCCACCTCCTCACTGACACGACTCACGGGCGAATCGAGCAAAGCATCCATTTCCGAAACCCAAATGTTCGAGCAAACCTCGCACGTCAAACGCGAGGCACCGGAACAGACCAGCATTGAATCGGCACTGCAAGTTGCCGCCCCGTCGCTGTTGCAATGTGGCGGACGCCAGCGACTGCTGTTGCTCGTCGGCAGCCAAACGGAACAGGAACGGCTCGAGTCCAAAGTTCGTGCCGCCCACTCAGGAACACTCACCACCGTCGTGATTCCGGGGATCACTCCCATCCTGATCCACGAAGCCCAGCAAATTCCGGTCGACAACTTGCTGGAACAACTGAACTTGGTCTCCGGTGGCAACACGCAGATCAGCAAACGACTGCACGCCCGCAGCGACTTGGATTGGCGAGTCTGA
- a CDS encoding HAD family hydrolase: MFVRGVALDMDGLLFDTERIYFRVGQVLMERRGHTFTLELQQKMMGRVGLSAIGQMIEHHSLDDDPVALLAESDDVYGDLLLGELRPMPGLDAWVDRLRESGLPFGLATSSRRKFVDMILPTTGWSDELAFVLTGDDVTHGKPNPEMYLKAAERLAMPAKQMLVLEDSGNGAAAAVSAGAVTVAVPNEHTRGHEFSGVHLVADSLEDSRLWDLLPEPGTEIPA; encoded by the coding sequence ATGTTTGTTCGCGGCGTCGCGCTGGATATGGACGGACTGCTCTTTGACACCGAACGCATTTACTTTCGTGTTGGTCAGGTATTGATGGAGCGACGTGGGCACACGTTCACATTAGAGCTGCAGCAAAAGATGATGGGCCGTGTCGGGTTGTCAGCGATTGGCCAGATGATCGAGCACCATTCTTTGGACGATGATCCGGTGGCGTTGCTGGCCGAATCGGACGATGTGTACGGTGATTTGTTGCTGGGAGAACTGCGTCCGATGCCTGGATTGGACGCTTGGGTGGATCGCCTTCGCGAAAGCGGTTTGCCGTTTGGGTTAGCCACCAGCAGTCGTCGCAAATTTGTCGACATGATCTTGCCGACAACCGGTTGGTCCGATGAGCTCGCCTTCGTCCTGACGGGAGACGACGTGACTCATGGGAAGCCAAACCCGGAGATGTATTTGAAGGCCGCGGAGCGATTGGCGATGCCAGCGAAACAAATGTTGGTGCTGGAAGACAGTGGCAATGGCGCGGCCGCGGCGGTTTCCGCGGGGGCAGTGACGGTTGCCGTTCCCAACGAACACACTCGTGGTCACGAGTTTTCCGGAGTGCACTTGGTCGCCGATTCGCTCGAAGATTCGCGTCTGTGGGACTTGCTGCCAGAACCGGGCACCGAAATACCCGCCTGA
- a CDS encoding efflux RND transporter permease subunit, translating into MKSTLIASPRHGLAHFLVAWRWWLFGIGCLLAIPLTIQQRDLGMDRSLASMFASDDPTLLQYQHLQRTFGGNLVVMLVYDDPDLMTAEGVRRSQAWTAQAESLPGVRGVLSIAKLVEAFHYIQPPMSLSDAASFLTSESSDSKAGATSGSKMLSQDDPIALAFRGMFAGYTHSPDEETAAIVAMLDTDQSQAAVEGLRALAEQLPQERRPVLVGEPVLLDDAFDLIEQDGNRLAMGTIGLLSLVMLLTLRDYRVVLLAILTIAWSTVATRASMVVLGMEMSLVSTILIAIIAVITVASVMHVGIRMKDRVTTASQNHSAAIAFLAVPIVWTCLTDAAGFASLLQSDVQPVKQFGAMTGIAAISIVLSLLWFTAAMMKLPGWRRFSSDESALRQLEGSADASLDGRFHQSMMWLVCKSLHHRKGLTGLAVLGLIVSTFLAARLPTETSFLKNFRDDSPIVQAYERVERELGGAGVWDVVLPAPEVITPEYAERVRKLQTQLRQVQVVSADDGETHRLTKVLSLADADGVAAMSPLLAIVTPEIRLAGMRAAIPTFAEALLTFEPSGELSSDPIDRELRIMLRSKEHMPGDVKQDLIAKVTQVVHEFDEDASVTGYSVMMSRLVDSLMRDQWQALIISLLLVGALIAIATRSVRYAMAALLTNSLPVMLVLTVMGWLGGGLNLGSAMIGAVSIGLSIDGSIHFLAGYQRRLSHGMRPDLAAAHAATDVATPILLATLALVVGFAILISSPFIPTATFGTLIAATLAASAIINLTLLPAAVVAFESRLFDSSNKPFPT; encoded by the coding sequence GTGAAGTCCACGTTGATCGCGTCACCACGTCACGGGCTCGCGCACTTTCTTGTCGCTTGGCGTTGGTGGTTGTTCGGTATCGGGTGTTTGTTGGCGATCCCGCTCACCATCCAGCAACGTGATTTGGGCATGGATCGTTCGCTGGCCTCCATGTTCGCCAGTGATGATCCAACGCTGCTGCAGTATCAGCATTTGCAACGCACATTCGGCGGCAATTTAGTCGTCATGCTGGTCTACGATGATCCTGATTTGATGACCGCAGAAGGCGTTCGGCGCAGCCAGGCTTGGACGGCTCAGGCGGAGTCTTTGCCGGGTGTGCGAGGCGTCCTGTCCATCGCGAAATTGGTGGAGGCATTCCACTACATACAACCGCCGATGAGCTTGTCCGATGCGGCTTCCTTTCTGACATCAGAATCGAGCGACTCGAAAGCGGGGGCAACGTCTGGATCGAAGATGTTGTCTCAGGATGACCCGATCGCTCTCGCCTTTCGTGGCATGTTTGCTGGATACACACACAGTCCGGATGAGGAAACGGCCGCGATTGTGGCGATGTTGGACACCGATCAATCGCAAGCGGCAGTGGAAGGTCTTCGCGCACTCGCAGAGCAGTTGCCACAGGAACGACGTCCGGTGTTGGTTGGCGAACCGGTGTTGCTGGACGATGCATTTGACTTGATCGAGCAAGACGGAAACCGCTTGGCGATGGGCACGATTGGCTTGCTGAGTCTGGTGATGCTGTTGACGCTTCGCGATTACCGAGTCGTGCTCTTGGCGATATTGACCATCGCCTGGTCCACCGTCGCGACGCGCGCGTCGATGGTCGTCTTGGGAATGGAAATGTCATTGGTGTCGACCATCTTGATCGCAATCATTGCCGTGATCACCGTGGCGTCGGTCATGCATGTGGGGATCCGCATGAAAGATCGGGTGACGACGGCGTCTCAGAATCATTCGGCAGCGATTGCGTTTTTGGCGGTGCCGATTGTTTGGACCTGTTTAACTGACGCGGCCGGTTTCGCTTCCTTGTTGCAGTCGGACGTCCAGCCGGTGAAACAGTTCGGCGCGATGACCGGTATCGCAGCGATCAGCATCGTGTTGTCGCTGCTTTGGTTCACGGCAGCGATGATGAAATTGCCGGGGTGGCGACGTTTCTCATCCGATGAGTCGGCTTTGCGGCAGTTGGAAGGGAGCGCCGACGCCAGTCTGGATGGTCGATTTCACCAATCCATGATGTGGTTGGTTTGCAAGAGTTTGCATCATCGAAAAGGGCTGACTGGCTTGGCGGTGTTGGGTTTGATCGTCAGTACCTTCTTGGCGGCTCGGCTGCCGACGGAGACGAGCTTCTTGAAAAACTTTCGCGATGACAGTCCGATCGTCCAGGCCTACGAACGTGTGGAACGAGAGCTGGGTGGAGCGGGCGTTTGGGATGTTGTTTTACCCGCCCCGGAGGTGATCACTCCGGAGTACGCGGAGCGAGTTCGGAAACTGCAAACGCAATTGCGACAGGTGCAGGTTGTCTCCGCCGATGACGGAGAAACCCATCGCTTGACCAAGGTTTTATCTCTCGCTGATGCGGATGGGGTGGCCGCGATGAGTCCTCTGTTGGCCATCGTGACGCCTGAAATTCGCTTGGCGGGGATGCGTGCGGCGATTCCGACGTTTGCCGAAGCCTTGTTGACGTTTGAACCATCGGGTGAACTTTCAAGCGACCCGATCGACCGCGAATTGCGGATCATGTTGCGTAGCAAAGAACACATGCCGGGCGATGTCAAACAGGATTTGATTGCGAAGGTCACGCAGGTCGTTCACGAATTTGATGAGGACGCCAGTGTGACCGGGTATTCCGTGATGATGTCGCGATTGGTCGACAGCTTGATGCGTGACCAGTGGCAAGCCCTGATCATTTCGCTGTTGCTTGTGGGGGCGTTGATCGCGATTGCAACGAGAAGTGTCCGGTATGCCATGGCCGCGTTGCTGACCAATTCCTTGCCCGTGATGTTGGTCCTGACCGTGATGGGGTGGTTGGGTGGCGGATTGAACTTGGGGTCGGCAATGATCGGAGCGGTGTCGATTGGATTGTCGATTGACGGCTCCATTCATTTCTTGGCGGGCTATCAACGACGGTTGTCGCACGGCATGCGTCCGGATCTGGCCGCGGCCCACGCGGCGACGGATGTTGCTACGCCGATCTTGCTGGCGACACTCGCGTTGGTGGTTGGCTTTGCCATTTTGATCTCTAGCCCATTCATTCCGACAGCAACTTTCGGCACATTGATCGCAGCAACTTTGGCAGCATCGGCGATCATCAACTTGACGTTGTTGCCTGCCGCGGTGGTCGCGTTTGAGTCGCGGCTGTTTGATTCATCCAACAAACCTTTCCCGACCTGA
- a CDS encoding signal peptidase II, with translation MNSAAENQSEVKPASATTSYPASRFALFFGLAAIGGGLDLWTKEAIFRWRGLPGMSDVYWVIEGYFGIETAVNIGAVFGLGAGQGLVFAVISVIAAIAIMVWLFYFGAARSCWLTFALGCIAGGIIGNLYDRLGFWWEPGMHEAWQSGVRDWILWQASDEWKWPNFNIADSLLVTGAIMLLIQSFFFPPPHLGADEDSKKTEDPSQDTTGNPATS, from the coding sequence ATGAACTCCGCCGCCGAAAACCAATCCGAAGTCAAACCCGCTTCCGCGACCACGTCCTATCCCGCCAGCCGATTTGCTCTGTTCTTCGGTTTGGCCGCAATCGGTGGAGGATTGGATCTGTGGACCAAGGAAGCCATTTTTCGATGGCGTGGTTTACCGGGAATGAGTGACGTGTATTGGGTGATCGAAGGGTACTTTGGCATCGAGACGGCCGTGAACATCGGCGCGGTCTTTGGTCTCGGGGCCGGCCAAGGCTTGGTCTTCGCCGTGATCTCTGTGATCGCCGCGATCGCGATCATGGTTTGGCTTTTCTATTTCGGTGCTGCCCGTTCGTGTTGGTTGACGTTTGCACTTGGTTGCATCGCCGGTGGAATCATCGGCAACCTTTACGACCGCCTAGGCTTTTGGTGGGAACCGGGCATGCACGAAGCATGGCAAAGCGGTGTTCGCGATTGGATTCTGTGGCAGGCTTCGGACGAATGGAAGTGGCCCAATTTCAACATCGCCGATTCGTTGTTGGTGACGGGAGCCATCATGTTGTTGATTCAGTCGTTCTTCTTTCCGCCACCGCATCTGGGGGCTGACGAAGACTCGAAGAAGACAGAGGATCCATCACAAGATACGACCGGCAATCCGGCGACATCGTGA
- a CDS encoding thioredoxin family protein, protein MTAFSSPASLIATSLAAGCIGVASLFLLGCNASDPQLPPPSVPAEAIQAAVGDAGPQELVLVKFGAPWCGPCRQVDKELASLEEDVRVVAIDVDEAPDVAAQFGIQSIPRMFLVRNGEVLADELGFHSKSELRDWVADFQ, encoded by the coding sequence ATGACAGCTTTTTCCAGTCCAGCCTCGCTCATCGCGACCTCGCTCGCTGCAGGTTGCATTGGGGTGGCGTCGCTCTTTCTGTTGGGATGCAACGCATCAGACCCTCAATTGCCCCCGCCATCCGTTCCTGCAGAGGCTATCCAGGCCGCCGTTGGGGACGCGGGACCGCAGGAGTTGGTGCTGGTGAAATTTGGTGCCCCATGGTGTGGACCCTGTCGCCAAGTCGACAAGGAACTCGCATCGTTGGAGGAAGACGTGCGGGTCGTCGCGATCGACGTCGATGAGGCTCCCGACGTGGCGGCTCAGTTCGGAATCCAAAGCATTCCCCGCATGTTCTTGGTTCGGAACGGCGAGGTGTTGGCCGACGAGCTCGGGTTCCATTCGAAGTCGGAACTACGAGATTGGGTTGCCGATTTCCAGTGA
- a CDS encoding DUF1571 domain-containing protein: MNTPRRQFLGLAGGLLAGGLSQSRLFGQDPQWTKPVHRVANAAMSAQKATPAISGMSPAKADLVRGLEMARQSLSRSKTEVNDYTAILVKRERIGDTVGEHEYMSIKVRNHKEVGGRLVQPFSVYLMFLKPSSVKGREVIYVENQNNGNIVAHEGGFKGRFLPTVTIPPTGMLAMRGQRYPMTEIGVENMIVKLIERGEKALNFEDVRAEFRKGARLKDRACTVLELTQPTRRPDAEFHTAQVFMDDELNMPIRYIAYDWPASEGARGEVIEEYNYLNLKVNVGLTDADFDPYNKSYNFHS; encoded by the coding sequence ATGAACACACCTCGTCGTCAATTTTTAGGACTCGCTGGCGGTTTGCTGGCCGGTGGACTCTCTCAATCTCGTCTTTTCGGCCAAGATCCGCAGTGGACCAAACCGGTTCACCGCGTCGCCAACGCAGCGATGTCCGCACAAAAGGCAACGCCGGCCATCAGTGGGATGAGCCCCGCCAAAGCCGATTTGGTCCGCGGTTTGGAAATGGCGCGTCAGTCGCTTTCACGATCGAAGACCGAGGTCAACGATTACACGGCCATTTTGGTCAAACGTGAGCGCATCGGTGACACGGTCGGCGAACACGAATACATGTCGATCAAGGTGCGCAATCACAAGGAAGTGGGCGGACGTTTGGTTCAGCCGTTCAGCGTTTACCTGATGTTCCTGAAACCGAGTTCGGTTAAGGGACGCGAAGTGATCTACGTCGAAAACCAAAACAACGGCAATATCGTCGCTCACGAAGGCGGCTTCAAAGGTCGTTTCTTGCCCACCGTGACCATTCCACCAACCGGAATGCTAGCAATGCGTGGCCAGCGATATCCGATGACGGAAATCGGTGTCGAGAACATGATTGTCAAGCTGATCGAACGCGGTGAGAAAGCGTTGAACTTCGAGGACGTTCGCGCTGAGTTCCGTAAAGGCGCCCGTCTGAAAGACCGCGCCTGCACCGTTTTGGAGCTGACTCAGCCCACCCGTCGCCCAGATGCCGAATTCCACACCGCCCAGGTGTTCATGGACGATGAGCTGAACATGCCGATCCGTTACATCGCTTACGATTGGCCAGCCTCCGAAGGGGCTCGCGGGGAAGTCATTGAGGAATACAACTACCTCAACCTGAAGGTGAACGTCGGGCTGACGGATGCAGATTTTGATCCGTACAACAAGTCCTACAATTTCCACTCCTGA